CCGAGAGGTAGCGCTCAGCATCGATTGCGGCTTTACATCCCGAACCAGCAGCGGTAACTGCCTGCCGATAGGTACTGTCCATTACGTCGCCACAGGCAAATACACCTTCAGCATCAGTTCTGGAACTGTTGCCAATGGTATGAATGTATCCGACATCGTCGGTTTTCAAGTAATCTTTGAAAATATCGGAGTTCGGTTTATGACCAATTGCCAGGAAGAATCCATCGATTTTAATCTTGACCTCTTCTTCATGGGCTTCGTCCTTATTTTTCCATAACGTAGCTCCTTCAACGACCCCATCGCCGAACAGAGCCTTGGTCTGATGTTTCCATAGAACCACTATATTCTTAGTATTGAATACTCGCTCCTGCATTACTTTGGAAGCACGCAACTCGTCTCGGCGAACAATCATATAAACCGTCTTACACAGTCCGGCCAGGTACAATGCTTCCTCGGCAGCAGTATCACCACCACCAACAACAGCCACGTCTTTACCACGATAGAAGAATCCGTCACAGGTGGCACAGGCTGAAACGCCCGAACCAGCGTATTTCTTCTCGTCCTCCAAACCAAGATACTTGGCTTCTGCACCTGTGGCAATAATTACCGTATCGGCTTCGATTACCTTCTTGTTATCGATGGTAATGCGGTGAGGAGGACCATCTAATTCAGCTTTTGTTGCCAGTCCCCAGCGAACATCCGTTCCAAAACGCTTGGCTTGTGCTTTCAGGTCTTCCATCATTACCGGGCCGGTGATACCTTCCGGGTAACCGGGAAAGTTCTCCACTTCGGTTGTTGTCGTCAGCTGTCCGCCTGGCTGCAATCCTTCGTACATTACCGGACTCAGATTGGCACGTGCTGCATATATCGCTGCCGTGTATCCTGCGGGTCCTGATCCAATGATCAGACATTTTACTTTTTCAACTTCTCCTGCAGGTTCAGTCTTTTGCGACTGGTTGTCCCCCAGATTCATGGATTTAAACATCTCTATAATTTTTTCGTTTTTAATTCTTTTCTTATTTGGTCACAAAGTTACGCATCAAAGCGTTTTCTTCCGAAAAATATCAATTGATTCTTGTTATCTGAACATAAACAAAACCTATGAGGGCATTACCCTCTCTCCACCCATCAAATTCCGTAAGGGTGAGAACCAGTACTATAGGCATAAACACTACAATAGACAGGATTTTTTGAGTTGAAAATTTTGTATAATTGAAAAAGGGACCTACATTTGCATCCGCATAAACAAAT
This Prolixibacter sp. NT017 DNA region includes the following protein-coding sequences:
- the trxB gene encoding thioredoxin-disulfide reductase, whose protein sequence is MFKSMNLGDNQSQKTEPAGEVEKVKCLIIGSGPAGYTAAIYAARANLSPVMYEGLQPGGQLTTTTEVENFPGYPEGITGPVMMEDLKAQAKRFGTDVRWGLATKAELDGPPHRITIDNKKVIEADTVIIATGAEAKYLGLEDEKKYAGSGVSACATCDGFFYRGKDVAVVGGGDTAAEEALYLAGLCKTVYMIVRRDELRASKVMQERVFNTKNIVVLWKHQTKALFGDGVVEGATLWKNKDEAHEEEVKIKIDGFFLAIGHKPNSDIFKDYLKTDDVGYIHTIGNSSRTDAEGVFACGDVMDSTYRQAVTAAGSGCKAAIDAERYLSEKNS